One window from the genome of Terriglobia bacterium encodes:
- a CDS encoding STAS domain-containing protein: protein MTMKSNTRQVDGVTIVDLSGRITLGEGSVVLRDLVRELLGRGNKKILLNLGDVTYIDSSGIGELVSAFTTVRNGGGDLKLLNLTKKVHDLLQITKLYTVFDIKDDETAAVSSFGK from the coding sequence GTGACAATGAAATCCAACACGCGACAGGTAGATGGGGTCACGATTGTTGACCTGAGCGGGCGCATCACCCTGGGCGAAGGCAGCGTGGTGCTACGCGACTTGGTGCGCGAGCTGCTCGGCCGTGGCAACAAAAAGATCCTGCTCAACCTGGGCGACGTGACCTACATCGACAGCTCGGGAATCGGGGAGTTGGTCAGCGCCTTCACCACGGTGCGCAACGGAGGCGGCGACCTGAAGTTGCTCAACCTGACCAAGAAGGTGCACGACCTGCTGCAGATCACGAAGCTGTACACCGTGTTCGACATTAAGGACGACGAGACCGCCGCGGTTTCTTCTTTCGGCAAATAA